AAAGGATAGCCCATCACCGCAGTAAAGCTAATCCTCATCTTCTCCTTCTTCACCATACTGTGCTGGTGGTTCACCATGATATTCAAGAATCTTGGGCTTTTTCATTTTGGCATTGGCAGGCTCAATTTTTTCTAGCTGCAAATCAAACTCCCACTCATCCAGTAAATCAAAGGTAAATTGTAGATGATTTCCTACTTCAATTGGTAATTCACCTAAGCGAAAATCGTTGGTGTTAGGAGGAATATCAACAAAGGGATGAGTAAATTCAAAAATGCGTCATATATGGTCTTTGTAAATGAATCGGTAGAGGTGTTCAAAGTCAAAATCAAATGCTTCGACAACTGCGGCGGCTACTTGATCAAAATTGAGGTTGCTAGGAATGGCTATGCGTCGCCAAGCATCTAACAACGTAACTTTCAAAGTATAAATTGCCTGCTTAAACTCTCCGTTGGCGATGACTAAGGTTTGTTCCCATTCAGGAAAGTATTGTTGGAGATACGGTTTGAGTTTTTCAAAAGCGATGCGGAAATCTAGAGAGATTTCTTCATCTTCTGGCTGTGGTTCAATTTCATCATAAATTTCAGAGAGCAAACCTATCATGGCATCTCCCCAAAGACTACGTTTTACAGTAGTGATACGCCATCCTTTAGCGGGTTCTGGTTCTCCTGGAGTGAGGTCAAGAAAACCAAATAAATGCAACAGGCTAAGATTGTGGAAGCCTGGATAATAGACTAATTTATCTTGTTCTTGATAACTATTAATGGTTAAACCTTCATCTGGAATTTCTCGCCAAAATTGGCAGCAGCGAAATAATGGTCTATAAGGGTCTCTAGATTCGCCTAAGAGTTCGCCTTCTCCCCAGATTAGCCAGGATTCTAAGAGTGTGAAATATTGTTCAGTTGGGTTGAAGTCTTGCCAAATTTTTAGGCGTTGTTCGTCTAATATTAATTTGGTTTTTTTGCCTTGGGTGATAACTTGAGACAGTCCAGATGTGCGAAGGACAAAGTATAGTCCGTGAATATAGGGGTAGGATTTTTGCTGAGGACGCTTGAGGTTAGTTTCAATGGGGTAACTCAAGCGAGAATTGAGTTGCTGGAGGTATTTGAGAGAGAATTGGTGATACGTGCTGCTGACTTCAACACCATCTGGTTGGAGAAATTCTAGGACGGTTTGAAAGTCCCGTAGAATTGTTCCTGGGGAATTTTGGCTAATGGTTTGCTGTTGTAGGATTTGCTTTTTATCTTCCGTCAGGGTGGGAAGTTGTTCTCGCAGATGATTGGGAACGGAGAAAAGTCGTCTCATCATCTAATTTCAACTCTCATTTACAGGGTATATGAAATGCTTTACTTACAATAGTCGCAGCTTATTTTGACTTTGCACAAACTAAAATTTAATTTGGCGATCGCCGCAGCTAAAAATCAAGGTAAGCTAGAAGCGATCGCTGTTGTGACTCTTGACTAGAAAATCAAGTTATTCTGGCTGAAGTTACTAGCAGTAAAGTTATTGAGTGTGACTAAGGTGGTGAAAGTCGCACTGCTACCAACACCATCAGCGTCAACTTGGATGAGAGTATTTGACCCAGATTGTATGCCTCTGATGTAACCGTTGGCGATAGGATTTGTGCCTGTGTAGTTGAAGCTGGCTAACAGAGATTGTACTACTAGAACATCATTTGTACTGCTGAAGTCAGTAATAGTATCAATTCCTTCACTAAGACTGTTAAAGACAAATTTATCATTACCAGTGCCACCAGTTAGCTTGTCGTTACCAACACCACCAACGAGCGTATCATTACCATTACCGCCAGTCAGAGTATCATTGCCATTACCCCCATCAAGGATATCATCGCCATCGCCACTATTGAGGGTGTCATTTTCATCACCACCGAATAAGTTATTGTTGGCGGTGTTACCAGTGATGGTATTTCTCAAAGCATTACCAGTACCATTGATGGCATTGCTACCAGTGAGAATGAGGTTTTCTAAATTGTTGCCTAATGTCCAAGTAATAGCAGAACGGACTGTATCAGTCCCTTCATTGGCTAATTCTACAATTTGGTCGTTGCTGCTATCAACGTAGTAAGTATCATTACCAGCACCACCAATCATCAAGTCATCGCCTACACCACCGTCAAGGGAATCATTACCAGCACCGCCATCAAGAGTATCGTTACCTGCATCTCCTTTGAGGGTATCATCATTGTCGCCACCAAACAGCTTGTTATCAGCAGTGTTACCTGTAATGCTGTTTTTCAGAGCATTGCCAGTACCATCAATGGCAATGTTGCCAGTTAAGATCAGATTTTCTACATTGTCACCTAATATTGAGGTGACACTAGCACGGACAGTATCAGTTCCCTCATTGAATACTTCTGTGATTTGGTCGTTAATACTATCAACGTAGTAAGTATCGTTACCAGTACCGCCAATCATTAAGTCATTGCCAAAACCACCGTCAAGGGTATCGTTGCCTGCACCACCATTTAGAGTGTCGTTACCTACGTCTCCTTTCAGGTTGTCATTGCCATCACTACCAATAATTATGTCGTCACCAACACCACCATCTAAGGTGTCATTACCTGCACCGCCATCGAGGGTGTCGTTGCCTGCATCTCCTTTGAGGGTGTCATCATTATCACCGCCAAACAGGTTGTTATCGGCAGTGTTACCTGTAATGCTGTTTTTCAAAGCATTCCCAGTACCATCAATAGCACTGTTGCCAGTTAAGATGAGGTTTTCTACGTTATCGCCGAGAGTCCAAGTGACATTGGCTCGAACTGTATCTGTACCTTCGTTTACTGCTTCTGTGATTTGGTCGTTGCTGCTATCGACGTAATAAGTATCGTTCCCAGCACCACCAAACATTAAGTCATCGCCAACACCGCCATCTAAGGAATCATTACCTGCACCAGCATTTAAGGTATCATCACCCTCTTTACCATTGAGGGTGTTACTGCCACTATTGCCTGTAATGGTGTTGTTGAGTGCATTACCTGTACCTGAGATGTTGCCTGTACCAGTTAAAATCAGGTTTTCTACATTTTCGCTGAGTGTATGGCTAACTGAGGTGCGGACAGTATCAGTTCCTGACTCTAGGTTCTCAAATACTTTGTCGCCACTGTTATCAACAATATAGGTGTCATCGCCTAATCCACCATTCATGGTATCTGCGCCGCTACCACCATCCAGGGTATCGTTACCTGCTAAACCAGACAGGTTATCATTGCCACCTAAACCCTCGATAATGTCGTTGTTGGATGTACCGATAATGGTGTTGTTGCCAGATGTGCCTGTGAGGTTGCGAGTGTTAATGGTAAAGATATCACTAGCGATCGCACCCTGGCTATCCGTAGCCACTACCTTAATATTGATGATGCCGACATCACTCAGGCTAGGAGTACCACTGAAAGTACTAGTGGCGGGGTTAAAAGTTAACCAGCTTGGTAGCGGTGAGTCATTTACTAGGGTAGCTGTGTAGGTGAGGCTGTCGCCTGCGTCTACGTCTGTGAAAGTGTTAGCGGGAAGGGTGAAACTGAAAAGACTTTTTGCACCGATAATTTGATCTGCGATCGCACTTCCTAATATTGGTGCATCATTAGTATTAGCCACTGTCAAAGTGAAGATATCACTGACACTTGCACCAGATTTATCAGTGGCGTTGACTTTGATGTTCAGCGTACCAACTTCACTGTTACTTGGAGTCCCACTAAATGTGCGGGTTGTGGTGTTAAAGCTTAACCAACTTGGTAAAACTGCACCGTTTTCTAAGGTGGCGGTGTAGGTGAGGATGTCGCCTGCATCTACATCATTAAAGGTAGTACCGGGAATTTGGAAGCTAAAGGCACTGTCTTCTGTAGCTGTTTGGTCAACAATTGGGTTAGCAACTACTGGTGGTTGATTAAGTTTTTGGTTGCCAAAGTCAAGTTCACTAGCAATTTGCCCAGCCG
This sequence is a window from Aulosira sp. FACHB-615. Protein-coding genes within it:
- a CDS encoding IS1096 element passenger TnpR family protein — its product is MFEFTHPFVDIPPNTNDFRLGELPIEVGNHLQFTFDLLDEWEFDLQLEKIEPANAKMKKPKILEYHGEPPAQYGEEGEDED
- a CDS encoding plasmid pRiA4b ORF-3 family protein, which codes for MMRRLFSVPNHLREQLPTLTEDKKQILQQQTISQNSPGTILRDFQTVLEFLQPDGVEVSSTYHQFSLKYLQQLNSRLSYPIETNLKRPQQKSYPYIHGLYFVLRTSGLSQVITQGKKTKLILDEQRLKIWQDFNPTEQYFTLLESWLIWGEGELLGESRDPYRPLFRCCQFWREIPDEGLTINSYQEQDKLVYYPGFHNLSLLHLFGFLDLTPGEPEPAKGWRITTVKRSLWGDAMIGLLSEIYDEIEPQPEDEEISLDFRIAFEKLKPYLQQYFPEWEQTLVIANGEFKQAIYTLKVTLLDAWRRIAIPSNLNFDQVAAAVVEAFDFDFEHLYRFIYKDHI
- a CDS encoding putative Ig domain-containing protein, which translates into the protein PTNSGNSNPNNNSSDDPLYLPSGSVRLTHTVTLTAGQIASELDFGNQKLNQPPVVANPIVDQTATEDSAFSFQIPGTTFNDVDAGDILTYTATLENGAVLPSWLSFNTTTRTFSGTPSNSEVGTLNIKVNATDKSGASVSDIFTLTVANTNDAPILGSAIADQIIGAKSLFSFTLPANTFTDVDAGDSLTYTATLVNDSPLPSWLTFNPATSTFSGTPSLSDVGIINIKVVATDSQGAIASDIFTINTRNLTGTSGNNTIIGTSNNDIIEGLGGNDNLSGLAGNDTLDGGSGADTMNGGLGDDTYIVDNSGDKVFENLESGTDTVRTSVSHTLSENVENLILTGTGNISGTGNALNNTITGNSGSNTLNGKEGDDTLNAGAGNDSLDGGVGDDLMFGGAGNDTYYVDSSNDQITEAVNEGTDTVRANVTWTLGDNVENLILTGNSAIDGTGNALKNSITGNTADNNLFGGDNDDTLKGDAGNDTLDGGAGNDTLDGGVGDDIIIGSDGNDNLKGDVGNDTLNGGAGNDTLDGGFGNDLMIGGTGNDTYYVDSINDQITEVFNEGTDTVRASVTSILGDNVENLILTGNIAIDGTGNALKNSITGNTADNKLFGGDNDDTLKGDAGNDTLDGGAGNDSLDGGVGDDLMIGGAGNDTYYVDSSNDQIVELANEGTDTVRSAITWTLGNNLENLILTGSNAINGTGNALRNTITGNTANNNLFGGDENDTLNSGDGDDILDGGNGNDTLTGGNGNDTLVGGVGNDKLTGGTGNDKFVFNSLSEGIDTITDFSSTNDVLVVQSLLASFNYTGTNPIANGYIRGIQSGSNTLIQVDADGVGSSATFTTLVTLNNFTASNFSQNNLIF